Below is a genomic region from bacterium.
TGGCAACGGGGTGCTCGGTATCGACGACGAGCATCCCCACGTTCGCTTTCTCGAACTCCGCTTCAAGCGCTGCGGCATCAAGGTCCGCGAACTCCTCCGGGGTGCGGACAAGCGCGAATTCGAGATGATAGCGGGAATTCCCGTTGACTTCCCGCACAAGCTCGTCCGCTTCCGCGCCGCTTGCGATGAGCGCCGCGCGAAAACGAACGCGGCGGCTGGTCAGTTTCGGATAGAGCGCAAGGCGCCAGAGGAAGATAAGCCCGAGCGAGATGACGAGATACAGAACGAGATTGGTTTTCGGGGCGATGCCGACGCCGGGCACGAGAAAGAAGAAGAGTGCGGCGAGCACGATGTTGAATACCTGCGTCTTGAGGAGCGCATCAGCCAGCCGGCTCTTGAAGAGGATTACCCGCTTGCCATAGAGGCCCGAGAGATAGAAAACGAGGATCCATAGCGCGAACAGGAGCGCGAATACCGGGAAGTGAGCGCCGAACGTCTCGCGGCTCGGGAGTTCCCCGTAGCGAAGGAGAAGGGTAAGCCAAAGCGCCGCCACGAAGGCGGCAATATCGCCGAGAAACAGGAGCGCGGCTCCCCTTTTGCCACCGTGAGTCATCGGATACGGTTATACTATAGAACATCTACAGCCGCATGGAAGTTACGCCCCCGCACAAGATTCTCTACGTCATCACCAAGGCAAACTGGGGCGGCGCGCAGAAATACGTCTTCGACCTCGCGCTTGAGGCGAAAAAACGCGGGTACGATGCGGCGGTCGCGTACGGCGAGGAGGGGCTCCTGGCAAAAAAACTCGCGGAGGCGGGCGTGCGGACGATGCGCGTCGCGGCGCTTCGCCGCGACGTATTGGGGCTCGGGGAGTTCAAGGCGGCGGCGGAGCTGTGGCGTTTGTTTCGGGAGGAACGTCCGGACATCGTGCACCTTAACAGCTCGAAAGCGGGGTTTATAGGCACGCTCGCGGCGCGGATGGCCCGCGTGCCGCGCATAGTCTTCACGGCGCACGGATGGGCCTTCAACGAACCGCGCCGGAAGTTCGAGAAGAACCTTTTCGGCATCCTCCACCACCTCACCATTCTCGGGACGCACCGGACGATCTGCAATTCGGAAGCCACGTACCGGGACGTTGCGTGCATGCCGGGCGCCCGGGGAAGGCTTGTCGTGATATATAACGGGGTCGAACCGGTGGAACTGCACGGGCGGGCGGCGGCGCGCGCGAAGCTTGCCCCCGGTCTTAAGGCTACATTCTGGCTCGGTACGCTTGCGGAACTCCATCGCGTGAAGGGCCTTGATGTCGCGCTCAGGGCGTTCTCGAAGATCGCGGAGCGCTTCCCCGACATGGCGCTTGTGCTTATGGGAAGCGGCGAGGAACGCGCGCATCTCACCGCCCTTGCGCACTGGCTTGGCATCGAGAAGCGCGTCTTTTTTTGCGGACATGTGGAAAACGCGGCGGGCTATCTCCCGGCGTTCGATCTGTTTCTCCTTCCGTCGCGCTCCGAAAGCTTCGGGTACGTGGTGGCCGAAGCGGGGCTTGCGAGGGTGCCCGTGATCGCAAGCAGCGTGGGCGGCGTGCCGGAGCTTATCGAACACAAGGTGACAGGGCTGTTGGTACCTCCGGACGATGCCGATGCGCTCGCGCAGGCGATAGCAGACCTGCGGGAAGATCCCGCGCTTGCCGCCGGACTTGCCGGGAAGTTCTTCGAGCGCGTGCACAGGGATTTCTCAAAACAGAAATCGCTTGACGAGACATTCGCGCTTTACGGCCTTTAGCCTATATATTCCTGGCCCGCGAGCGAACGCGAGACGCTCCTGCCGTGCCGGGCAAGCGATGAGACGATGCCAAGCGCCGCGAATTCCATAAGGAGATGCGACCCGCCGGAGCTCATGAACGGTATCGTCGTGCCGGTAACCGGCAGGAGTCCCAGGTTGATCCCCGCGTGTATGAAAAGGTGCGCCATAAGGACGAGGGCGACGCCAAGCGTGAAGAACGCGTCGAAATTGGTCGCCGCGCGCTTCGCGATATCGATGAGGCGGGCGAGCAGGAGGCCGTAGAGAAGCAGGAGAAGGAGAACGCCGACGAAGCCCCACTCTTCGGCGAACGCGGCGAACACGAAGTCCGTCTCGTATTCCGGAAGGAACCGGAGCTTCGACTGCGTGCCGTATCCGATTCCCTTCCCGAGCCACTCCCCGGAGCCCACGGCGACCGTCGCCTGATAGGCGTTATAGCCCGCGCCGCGGATGTCGGCCGCGGGATTGAGGAAGGCGACAATGCGCGTCCGCTGATAGTCGTGAAGGCCAAGGGACCAGAACCCCGCCGCGGCGACGATGCCCGCAAGCGCGACGAGCGCCAGATGCTTTTTCGAGATGCCGGAAACGAGCATCATGCCAAGCCATACGGCGGAAAGTATCACGGCGGTCCCGAGATCGGGCTGCACGAGGACCAGAAGAATCAGGGCGGCCGCATAGAGGCCGGAAATGATGACGTGCTTCAGCTGCGCGATGTCGACGTGCCGGCGAGAGAGGTATTTCGACAAAAGCATTACGAGCGCGAGCTTCGCGAAATCGGCGGGCTGGAACGAAAAGCCGCCAAGAAGAAACCAGCTTTTCGCCCCCATTACCTTATGCGCGACAAGGAGGAGGAGCGCGAGGAGCGCGACCGCAAGCGCGTACGCCGCGAACACGACCTCCTTGCGCCTCAGGAACCGCAAATCAAGCGAGGAAAGGGCGAAATACGCGAATACCGCGAGGACGAGCCACTCAAGCTGGCGCGGCGCGAGGCTTGCGCCCACGCCGAACGTATTCATGGTAAGGACGCCAAGCAGCGTGAGCGTTATGGCCGGAAGGATGAGGAGCCAGTCGAACCGGCGGGGGAAGCCCTCGGCCTTCGAAAACAGTTCCCTCATCGCGGGAGCATAATGACGGGCTTGACCTCAATGCGGGCTACCGGGGCCGGGAAGGCCGCGTTCCAGGTGAAGATCGCAGAAGCGCTACCCTGCGGCTGGATCGCTTCGAGCACGGTCTGCGAGGCGCCGACCGCGTTTCCGGATGCGTCGAATACCGTCGCGACGACTTTCGTATTGTAAAGCGGCTCAACGTCGTCGTTTTGGAGAACGGCAGTGATGCGGGGCGCATCCGGCGTGCCGCCAAGCTCCGCGCTCCTTGCTTTCGGAAGTACGCGCGTCTCCCGATAGCTTTCCCACAGGACGGAATCCTGATCGAACGTAAGAAACACCCGAACGACCTGCTGGTTGCCGGAAAAGAAATTCGGCACGTAGACCGGGACGACCGACTTCGGCGGGAGGTCAACCGTACCGTTCGAGCTCGCGATGATCACATTCCCCGCTCCGTAGAGATCGATGCGATACGGGGCGCTGCGGGCGGCAGCGGATGGATTCTGATTCTCGACGTACGCGATCACATCGGTACGGCCCGCGCGAGGCGAGAGCGCCCTGACGAATTGCACCACCGGAGCTTCGGTCTTGACCGCACAAAGGTACGGACAGGGTCCGCCGCAGTCCACGCCTTCTTCGCCCTGGTTCTGCTTCGTGTCGGTACATGAAGGCGCCCTATACACCGCGGCAAACAGAATGGCCGCCGCGAGCACAGCCGCAAGGGCGATAAGCCCCCCGAGTATCCAGAATCTTCGTCGCGCTGCCCAGGACATATCTCTAGTATAAACGAATGCAGCCAACTCAACGAGTCGGCCGCAAACTCACCTTATGATCTCTTATCGTCTGAAAAGCACGCGGTCGACCGAAGCTTGGAATCGGCGTTTGCAGAAAGCGCATCCGCTTCCCGCGAACATATGTTCGTAGATAGCAGCAAGCGATGCATGCGGGTCCGCCGACGCTCCTAAACAGGTAGCGTAGGTGCCCACAAAAGGAACTTCCCATTCATCAATTGCCGCGATGTGCGGATATTTGTTCGCTAACGCCAAAACTTCTGCCGATTCTTGTCCCGAAGTTCTCATGGGCCTTACTCCTTCTCTCCTTTACCGGGAACTCGTAAATACGGTGCAAGGTTACGAAAACACGCCCGCAGTGCTGGCGACTACCTACTCTCCCCCTTGCGGAGTACCATCGGTTCAAGAGGGCTTGACTGCCGAGTTCGGAATGAGATCGGGTATGACCCCTCCGACAAATCACCAGCACCGCGGGCGCGTTTTATAAAACGGCACGCACGATGCAAACGAGATACGTATAGATGGAAAATGCGAGCGCGCGCAGATTGTGGCACGCAGAGTTCCGCACAGTAGACTCGGCATATTAGTATTCCTCCGCTCCGGCAATTGCTTGCCTTCCACGTAGAACCTATCAACCTGGTAATCTCCCAGGTGCCTGATAACGATTTCTAATCTTGGAGCACGCTTCCCGCTTATATGCTTTCAGCGGTTATCGCAACCCGACATAGCTACCCAGCGGTGCCCTTGGCAGGACAGCTGGCAGACCAGAGGTCAGTTCATCCCGGTCCTCTCGTACTAGGGACGACCCTCCTCAAAAATCAACGCCTGTAGTAGATAGGAGACCAACCTGTCTCACGCATGTTCTCACGCATTACTGCGTGCATCGGACTGTAACTTCATCGGTTCTCGATGTTCAACGTTCAGTCTCTACGGGCGATATACCTCCGTATCCGCTTCTTGGAGTAGTTCAGTTCTCCGAAAGCGTTTACGAGTTCGAGCAATTTCTTGAATGCTGCCTGATTCTGTTCGCGCTTCTTGCAGTCCAGGACCTTCTTCAGGAGAGCGATCTGTTTCTTCTTCAACCGAACGAAAGGTTCGACGAGTCGGATCATCTCTTCTAAGTCGTCAAGACGCTGCACCGTGTACTCGCACACGCCATCCTTGCGTTCCCGAAGGGAACCGAACGGCATAAGCGTACACATCTTCTCGAAAGAATCCTTCGACTTGGCGGACTGGAAGAACACTATCGCTGGTGCAATCTGGTATCCGAACCGATAGGTTGAATTAGGTTTTGCACGAACGTAGATGCTTCCATCCCCATCGAGGAATCCTGCGAGATAAGCCCTGTCAGTGTCAGATAGGCGAATTTGCTTCATATCTTCCCTCGGTATTATCCTACCATATGACAGGTTAGGACTTCACCGATATAAGTTGAATTGTCGTACTGCATTCCTGCAATACGCCGCCGTGATCATGTCTTCTGCCTCGGGGCTCAGACCGTTCAGTGGCCGATGCTTTCATCTAGCCGCTGAACGGTCTGAACCCAACTCACGTAACATTTTAATTGGCGAACAGCCAAACGCTTGGGACCTTCTCCAGCCCCGCGCTATGTTGAGTCGACATCGAGGTGCCGAACTCCGCCGTCGCTATGGACGCTTGGGCGGAACTAGCCTGTTATCCCCAGAGTAACTTTTATCCGTTGAGCTCTGGCCGCATCTAAGGCGTACCATCGGATCACTATGCTCTGCTTTCGCATCTGCTCGGGATGTACCCCTTGCAGTTAAGCTCTCTTATGCCATTACACTATCGGCACGGTTTCCATTCGCGCCTAGAGAACCTTAATAGACTCCTCCGTTACTTTTTAGGCGTGTGGTACTCAATCGCTTGAGCGCGCGATCACGGAATCGCACCTCTATGTCGCCATAGAGATCGGACTATATCTTCATCACCTTGCGGTGAGATCGGCGTGTAGTCTCTGAGGGTTCTCTTACGAGTCTTCCCTGCTGATTGTCCGCACCGGACGGATTTTCACTCTTTCGAGTACCGCCGGATACCCGGATGTTCCAGCATTTGGCCGATTTGCTTGTACCGGTTGCCCGGCACAGTCCCCCTTTTTTATATTTATCGGTTTTCGGATGATGGTCGAACGGGCGCCGCTTTCGAGGATAGCGCCCCACCAAAACTGCCTACCACGCACGGTCCCGAGGAGGATCCCTCCTCGGTTAGGAACTGCACAATTCAAGAGTGGTATTTCACTGACGAGTCCACGGGAGCCGAAACCCCCGCTTCAACCTCTCCCACCTATGCTACGCAGGAATCACGCAGCCCCAATACGAAGCTGCAGTAAAGCTTCTGGGGTCTTTTCGTCTAACTACAGGTAACCGGCATCTTCACCGGTAATGCATTTTCACCGAGCGAGTCCTCGAGACAGTTCCCCAGTCATTACGCCATTCGTGCACGTCGGAATTTACCCGACAAGGAATTGCGCTCTTCTATTCCTCTACGAAGGACCATTTCTTCACCCCCGAAGGGGTGCGCGGCGTATGGCCTCTCTTGTGAGCCGCGGATCTGCTATGCGTTGCCGCATAACGAGGTAGCTTGTCATGACGTAATCTTTCGAACTGTTTACGGTCTCCTACAATCGTCCCAATCCGTTCCGCGCTCGATCGCTCGAACGCGGAACCTTAGGCATATCTCCTTCCTGTCGCCAGGAGGTTGGACTTTATCATCTCGCGTCTCAAGCGAGTCCGACGTAAAGTCTCTGAGGATTCATGTGTTCAATTACTAATCCGGGAGCGTCGCGAGCATCTCTTGTAGAGCGTGCTTGCGGCCCTTTCCTTGTTGATTCATCGAGTATGCGAGTGTTGCTATCCTCACAAACCCTTCCTTCGTCCAGTGCTCCCGCTTCTCCATTGCCGCGACGATCTCCTTGAAGATCACGAATGTCTCGGCTTTGACGAGAAGCGGGTATCGCTCGAAGAACGGTATAACCCGCTCGACGATTGAACGTCTCGAATCGATGCTGAAGTTGAGGACGGGATGAGTTCCGGATTTTCGATATATCGACCCTGTCCCGAAGGTTTCCTTCATGAGTTCAAGCACCTCGCGGTGCTTCTCATGCTGGTATACCTGGAAACAAGGATTGATCATCCATCCGAACTTTTGGGTCGGATGCTTGATGATCGATACCGAGAAGCTTCCCTCTCCGTCCACGAATCCTGCTACATAGTAGTTGCGCTGATGTCGCTTGCCACGGAA
It encodes:
- a CDS encoding glycosyltransferase family 4 protein yields the protein MEVTPPHKILYVITKANWGGAQKYVFDLALEAKKRGYDAAVAYGEEGLLAKKLAEAGVRTMRVAALRRDVLGLGEFKAAAELWRLFREERPDIVHLNSSKAGFIGTLAARMARVPRIVFTAHGWAFNEPRRKFEKNLFGILHHLTILGTHRTICNSEATYRDVACMPGARGRLVVIYNGVEPVELHGRAAARAKLAPGLKATFWLGTLAELHRVKGLDVALRAFSKIAERFPDMALVLMGSGEERAHLTALAHWLGIEKRVFFCGHVENAAGYLPAFDLFLLPSRSESFGYVVAEAGLARVPVIASSVGGVPELIEHKVTGLLVPPDDADALAQAIADLREDPALAAGLAGKFFERVHRDFSKQKSLDETFALYGL
- a CDS encoding FtsW/RodA/SpoVE family cell cycle protein; this encodes MRELFSKAEGFPRRFDWLLILPAITLTLLGVLTMNTFGVGASLAPRQLEWLVLAVFAYFALSSLDLRFLRRKEVVFAAYALAVALLALLLLVAHKVMGAKSWFLLGGFSFQPADFAKLALVMLLSKYLSRRHVDIAQLKHVIISGLYAAALILLVLVQPDLGTAVILSAVWLGMMLVSGISKKHLALVALAGIVAAAGFWSLGLHDYQRTRIVAFLNPAADIRGAGYNAYQATVAVGSGEWLGKGIGYGTQSKLRFLPEYETDFVFAAFAEEWGFVGVLLLLLLYGLLLARLIDIAKRAATNFDAFFTLGVALVLMAHLFIHAGINLGLLPVTGTTIPFMSSGGSHLLMEFAALGIVSSLARHGRSVSRSLAGQEYIG